The genomic interval TCTAACGGTCTGCATGTCCTCATCAGACTGAACTAATAACTGTCATTAGGTAAGATACTAATAGTTAAACAGTTAACCACTCGACCCTGCTTTGTCAACTCCCCATCCCGGGATATACATATTTTCCTCCCTTTATGCTGTATGACCAATGGCTGGTCAGAGGGTTTCCCCAGTTCATCATAAGTGAAACGAATCACAGGCTTGACCACTCGTCCCTCTCGAGGGGCAATATCTCTTGCCTGCTCCCCGCTCCCCAAACTGTCATCTGAGCGAGAGCCGACCTCTCCGAGGGACCCAGAACTTTGAAATTGGGGAATGCATTGTATCTCAGCACCACCCCCGTCGGACAGGTTACAGTATTCACCCTCCCCTGGCTCAACATGGTTTCCCAGATCTAATTGCAAGTCATCACTATCCTCCTGACTAATCCCCTCAACATCATCAGGAGCCTGAGGTGTGCCGGTACCCACTTCACCACCATCACTCACTGACGGTGGCGACCCATCAGGGCACGGGTAAGGTGCATAGCTTGTCACTGCTGTAGGGGCATACGCATATTCGTCGTCCTCAGAATCTGACTCACTACCAGCAGCCCCCACTCCTTCTGATTGAGCCTGACACTGCTGCCGTGTCCGCGGCGCACTGTGGAGTGTTTCCCTAGCCTCATCAGACCCTTCGGGTAACCTTACAAGGGAGCCTACTGGTAGCAGGTGGTCTCGGTGCAGAGTTTTCACCAACCCTGCGCCCTTCTCGGGTTTCACTCGGTACACCGGAAGGTTTGGCAACTTTTCTTGAACTACATAGGGGACAGAGTTCCATTTATccttaagtttttgtttgcCAGTGCCTCCAAAAGCACGGACAAGTACTCTGTCGCCTACGTCTAACAAATGAGAGCGAACCCTCCGATCATAGGCCCGCTTGTTGCGTTGATGACTCTTGTCGGCTGCCTGCACAGCCTGTTCATAAGCATCTTGCAGGTCTTTCCTAAGTGTCTCCACATATCTCCTGTGggacttttcctcttctccctccTGCACAGCACTGAAACATAGGTCCACTGGGAGGCGTGCTTCCCGTCCAAACATAAGAAAGTACGGGAGGAGTAGCCAGTCGCATCACTTTTGGTACAATATAAGCATGCACCATAGCGGCAATTTGCTGGCTCCAACACCTCTTCTTCACTGGGTCCAGTGTACCCACATAGACAACAAGGTCCGGTTAAAACGTTCGGGCTGTGGGTCACCTTGAGGGTGATAGGGTGTTgttcttgatttttttgatACCCAGCACCTCAAGTAGTTCCTTGATTATTTTACTCTCAAAGTCGCGGCCCTGATCTGAGTGGATTCGGGCAGGTAGTCCATAATGGACAAAGAATTTTTCCAGCAAAACTTTAGCGACTGTTAGGGCTTTCTGATCTCTCGTGGGAATAAGCATGAGCATATCGGGTATTAACTGGTCTGTTACAACCAAACATTTGCAATACCACGAGAATCAGGATCCATCGACAAAAGTCAATGCAAACTAAATCAAGTGGGCCCTTATGGTCATTTGGTGGAGAGGAGCTGTTTTGGTGGGGCTGGGATTTGTGCGTTACACATCTCCCGCAGTTATGTATGTAACTGGCAATGTCCGCGGCCATCCTAGGCCAATAAAATCTGTCTCTTGTTAGCTCAATAGTCCGCTCGATTGCCCAAATGCCCCCCATCGTCATGCAGCGCTTTTAGCACCCTGGGGGCGAAACTGCTTTGGGAGGACAAGCTGGAGTACTCTCTCCCTAACCTCTTACAAACTGTTCTGTACAGGACTCCACCTCGCTCAACTAGCCGGGGCCACTCTCGCAGTAAGTATAAGTGAACCTCAGCATCATCACGTAAGGGGACATAAGGGCGCGACCACCAGCCAAGGCTCGTTTCACCTTACTAATGACCACATCTTGATCTTGAGCTAACTGTAAGTCGTTTACACTCAGCTGTTCCAATGACTTAGCACTAACCCAAGTAGGGTGTACATAAGCATGGGGAATGCAGTCTGGAGACGCTCCCAGTTGGTCAACTCCTCTCGAAATAGTTCCCGGGAGATGGGACAAACTGACACTTTTTACAGACTGCCTTCACCCCGGATGGTGGTATCCACCCTTCCTCCTCTGCACCCCCTTCGTCAcccctttcttcctttcttgaCAACAGGTCTGCATCAATGTTCTCACGTCCCGGTCTGTACTGAATTCCAAAATTGTAAGTGGCCAAGGCTGCTAACCACCTGTGCCCACAAGCATTCAGCTTGGCAGAGGACAACACGTAGGTTAATGGGTTGTTGTCAGTTCTAACGGTAAATTGGGCTCCGTAGAGATAGTCATGGAATTTGTCGACTACCGCCCACTTCAACGCTTAAAAATTCGAACTGGTGGACTGGGTAGTTTCTCTCCGAGGCACTGAGTTTCCTATGGCGAAAGCTACAGGGCGTAAGCCTTCAGGGTACTCTTGATTTAGCACGGCCCCTAATCCATCAAAACTTGCATCTACATGTAATATGTAGGGCTTACTGGGATCGGCAAAGGCAAGCACTGGAGCATTGGTCAGGCAGTTCCTTATCTTTATGAAGGCCTCAGTACACTCGGCAGTCCATCGATCCCCGAAAGGCTCAGACCTGTTATATAGGGTTGGTCTTGGGTGGACTTTGGTGGGCGCCCTCTACTGAGGAGGGGCATAGCCTCTGGTCAAATCAGTAAGTGGACGAACTATGGCAGAGTAATGGGCAATAAAACGCCTATAATAGCCACAAAAACCCAAGAAGGACTGCAAGGCCTTGAGGTTAGTCGGCTGTTTCCACTGGGCAACTGCCCTGAGCTTTTCGGGGTCAGTAGGACACACCGTCGGCAGACACAACATGCCCCACGTATTTGACTTGCGTCTGGCAAAACTGGCATTTGTCGATAGACACTTTTAAGCCGAACTCTTCTAACCGATCGAGGACTTTAAGGAGGCGCTCTTCATGTTCCTCCAGCGTGCGGCTGAAAATGATAATGTCATCTAAGTAAACAATGCACTGTAGCAGGTTCATATCCCCTACCACTCGTTCCATAATCTTTGGAAAGTGGCAGGGGCCCCGGTGATGCCCTGTGGCATCCTCTCAAATTGGTAAAAGCCTAGGGGGCAATGATGAAAGCggtttttttctccttatcTTCCTCAGCATCGGTATCTGATAATACCCGCTTCGCAGGTCAAGCACTGAAAACCATCTGCTGCCCCGTCCAAACAGTCCAATGCATCGTCTATCCGCGGTACAGTATACTGGTCTGGGATGGTTCGGGAATTGAGAGTGCGATAATCGATGCACATTTCTAATCTTGCCACTTTTCTTTCTCGCCACCACAATAGGTGAGGCGTAGGGACTACGGGATTCTTTGATTATCCCTGCCGCCAGCAACTCTTGTAAATGACGCCTCACATCGTCAATATCTGCGGGCGCAATACGTCGGGATCGCTCACGAAATGGTTTAGGATCACTGAGACGAATCTCAGGTTCCACCCCCTTTTGCTAGCCCCTACATCCCACTCCTCTACTGAAAAAACCCCTTGTCCGGGCAGACAATTTCTGCGCCAACCTATTTTTCCAGGTTGCGGGGTAAAGGGGAGCTACCAAAATCGAATAGCTAGGGACAGAGGCTACTAGTGGAGGGATGGCCTTGATCTACCTCGGGTGACAACGTCAGCAGTATGTATCTGAGCAATGACGGTACCCTTTGAGATGCACCGTTCTTTTAGGGAGGCACTTTGTAGCAGCACAGCACAATGACCTCTTATCTCAGGTTTGGTTTTTTGTGAAGGGACCCACAGGGGGGTGATGAAACAACCCCCTGCGGGGCAGGGTGTTGGAGTTTGTCAAGGACCAATATCCCAGGAGCTCCAGGGGTGTGGATGGAGGCCCCCTACCTACACTGCCAATCGCCCCCACCCGCTCTTCCCAGGAGACACCTTCTTAAGTGGTCCGGGCCAGTCCCTTGTCACCTGGCCAACCCTAGTAGTTGCCGTCGGAACACGTCACAGGCCCCCCCATACGAGTATCCAATCCTCCAGTACACGGCCTGATGTGAGGCCGAGGCCATGTGGTCGGACCACTGGTTCATGGTGGAAAACCTTGGAACCTCTCGCATTTCGTGCCCAATGATCATTGGTTACATGGTCTGGCCCTTGGGATCAGGACACAACCAAGGCCCAGTACAGTTCGAGGCTGTTTCAATGGGCCCCTCCTACTTGAAACTTTACATTAACGGCCCACATAACCTTTGTATGGAATAAGCTGGACTCACTCAAACCCCAAATGCACCAGACTGGAAATGGGCTGGATTCGGATATGCGACAGATTCTCATTATACCACTTCTCAAAAATGATGGTGACAGTAGAGCCACTGTCCATGAGTGCACTACACTCCGTTCCCTCGACAATGATCTTACTTACAGAGGGCCTCCCAACTAACCCATCCGGTAACACTTCAGATGGTGGGGTAAGTTCATCACTGCGACTGGACATGCGCTTTACATGAGTATCTGTGATCCCTGCCCGGCTGGAGGATGCCTCTTGTCtgccatctttttgttttcctcaacGACCGAATCAAGCGGGTAATAACTCTACCTGAATCCTCAGGTGCATCACAGCGCGTAGCGACATGGCCATCCTCCCCACATCGGTAGCAAAAATAGTCCCCTGGCCCCTCTGATGGTAAACTTTTGCTGTGGCCTGTCATTCGTCGGTTATTATGCTCATTGGTATCTCTAGGTCTCCATTCTCGGGGGTTAGGGGGGCGCTGGCTCACGGCCATTATCTGTATCTGATGTTGCAAGTCACTTAATTGACGTTGTAACATGTGCACTTCCTGCTCATGGCCTACTACATCCTTTCGGGGTGCTAACAAAGCTTCAGATTCCATGACTGAAAGGCTGGGGCCAGAGTCTTTGGCAGACAACTTAGCTACAAGGACCTTAAGGTGGTCTATCTCTTGCTTTAGCTTAGCCGCATCATGGGCTTAAGCTCGTCCATCAGTAGCTCGTACTTGCCTAACGGCCGTTTTTGTAACTGAGAGGCCTGGCCTCTGCCGCATAGCTTGTTGGTCTTCTTCCTCTCTTATCTCTTTTAATAACTGCAAAAAGGACGGAGGTGTCTCTTTGCGTTCACGAAGCCTCAGCTGCACCAGCATCAAATCAGATTCCACCGCCCCTCGGAGAAGTTGCTCAACTCTTATACGATCTCTTTGTGATGCCATCACCCCGCCTCTGAACACTACTTTAGTCAGGGCGTGTTCCATACGTCGCAAAAAATCAGAGAGTCGCTCCCCTGAACGTTGTCGTAACGCCCGGAAAGCATAGTATAGATCTTCCCCCGACTCAGACGAACCAAATGCTTGTTCCAAAGCTCCCAGATAATCTTGGGGAGTGGCGTGGGGATCGCTGGACCTAACAGCCTGTGCAATTTCCAGTGCTGGACCCTTGAGACTTTCAATAATTCGTTTGCGCTTTTCACTGTCTGAACACTCACATTCATCAACCATTAAGCGGGCCTGCATAAGCCAAGTATCGAGGTTCTCTTCTCC from Fundulus heteroclitus isolate FHET01 unplaced genomic scaffold, MU-UCD_Fhet_4.1 scaffold_74, whole genome shotgun sequence carries:
- the LOC118561849 gene encoding paraneoplastic antigen Ma1 homolog; this encodes MSFLLNWCQGEGVDPAHALIVKSVPKDALNKVIEGHLNAIKCLGRVKVKGRMFDPETQGLVVLCVCSETVNSDAIPPEVRPEEGDPWQLSIPIDLSALPGVTSGTPITMVTDSDAGVAGTPDTSSPSDPHFTALLKTVGDILEKVPRPIAPENTAFRRLRPFSGTAPTPNGEENLDTWLMQARLMVDECECSDSEKRKRIIESLKGPALEIAQAVRSSDPHATPQDYLGALEQAFGSSESGEDLYYAFRALRQRSGERLSDFLRRMEHALTKVVFRGGVMASQRDRIRVEQLLRGAVESDLMLVQLRLRERKETPPSFLQLLKEIREEEDQQAMRQRPGLSVTKTAVRQVRATDGRA